The Spirulina subsalsa PCC 9445 region AGTACCTAGAACGCAAAGAAGCCAAGCGCATGGATCGCTTCTCGCAATTTGCGGTATCGGCCAGTAAACAAGCGCTGGCCGATGCCAAATTAGTGATTGATGAGTTGAATGCAGAGCGAGTGGGAGTGCTAATCGGGACTGGCGTAGGTGGCCTGAAGGTCATGGAAGACCAACAGGAAATCTATCTGTCAAAAGGCCCTTCTCGCTGTAGTCCCTTTATGATCCCCATGATGATTGCGAATATGGCGGCGGGATTGACAGCGATTCACACCGGAGCCAAGGGACCGAATTCTTGTACGGTAACGGCCTGTGCGGCGGGATCTAATGCCATTGGGGATGCGTTCCGATTGGTGCAAAATGGCTATGCTAAGGTGATGATTTGCGGGGGAACAGAGGCGGCCGTTACACCTTTGTCTGTGGCGGGTTTTGCCTCGGCTAAGGCCCTATCGACTCGCAATGATCCCGAATCAGCCTGTCGTCCCTTTGATAGGGATCGGGATGGCTTTGTGATGGGGGAAGGAGCGGGAATTTTGATTCTAGAGGAGTTAGAACACGCCCTCGCCCGAGGGGCCAAGATTTACGGGGAAATGGTGGGCTATGGCATGACCTGCGATGCTTACCATATTACCTCTCCGGTGCCAGGGGGACAGGGTGCGACCCGGGCGATGGAATTGGCTCTAGCGGATGGGGATCTGAAACCCGAGGATGTGGATTATGTGAACGCCCACGGGACTAGCACCCCAGCCAATGATGTGACGGAAACCCATGCCATTAAGAAAGCGTTGGGAGAACGAGCGAAGCAGATTGTAGTCAGTTCTACCAAGTCCATGACGGGGCATCTGTTGGGCGGTTCCGGGGGAATTGAGGCGGTGGCCACGGTGATGGCGATCGCACAAGATCGAGTTCCACCCACCATTCACCTAGAAAACCCAGATCCTG contains the following coding sequences:
- the fabF gene encoding beta-ketoacyl-ACP synthase II, with product MTNLQRNRVVITGLGAITPIGNTLAEYWEGLMMGRNGIGEITFFDASKHACRIAGEVKGFDPHQYLERKEAKRMDRFSQFAVSASKQALADAKLVIDELNAERVGVLIGTGVGGLKVMEDQQEIYLSKGPSRCSPFMIPMMIANMAAGLTAIHTGAKGPNSCTVTACAAGSNAIGDAFRLVQNGYAKVMICGGTEAAVTPLSVAGFASAKALSTRNDPESACRPFDRDRDGFVMGEGAGILILEELEHALARGAKIYGEMVGYGMTCDAYHITSPVPGGQGATRAMELALADGDLKPEDVDYVNAHGTSTPANDVTETHAIKKALGERAKQIVVSSTKSMTGHLLGGSGGIEAVATVMAIAQDRVPPTIHLENPDPECDLDYVPDQSRAVPVNVALSNSFGFGGHNVTLAFKKYL